The following proteins are co-located in the Bdellovibrionales bacterium genome:
- a CDS encoding heavy metal translocating P-type ATPase — protein MGCLYCQQSTVTGISFCCQACSILYQGQFHTIAENAKNQLRQKWVHFDSPSVQKEYFREDPAGLKIYRFYVSDLQCSSCVHLLEKLPHFESSIIESTVYFGTSELQVKAQRTLPLSELCSLIEDLGYSPQILKTKESSTDHLLQENRRWLKQIAVAGACTGNMMMFTIPVYAGVEEPYRHLFLWLSGLLFLPILFYSAQVFYAGAWRALKTKTVNIDSAMSLALVGSFVFSTINLWRGSGAVYYDSTASFIFLILLSRYRVKKAQHKTINKLKAQDSIWDKSYLVLDGQNQVYKSPEDLVVDEIVEIQKNQVLPFDGSIVESSALWDSSLVTGESHPQVYTRGMKVNGGLRLLSPSAKVQVKTRLVDCELHQMLEMISKDSLHKSAFVQKMDSFAQKLILTVIGIGFLFILSYSFVSVEESFQRALALWVVACPCALAFAAPLTLHRALLEARKAGLLLKSVDVFEKAQHLTDIVFDKTGTLTTGRLKLIGSSPEILSPEYKRIILALERSSSHPVAFAFRAAWPETEVMDHEVSDIHEVIGEKVYGLKDGKIYSVQSGPKAQHLTIDLKVNNHHVATFFFTDELQPEAERVIHNLNAGFKLAIVSGDEASRVEDVARQLGIDSSSTFSNQKPFDKLRYIEAHPRAMLVGDGANDAPALKHAFISVAAQGSMEMSLRVADIYLLKPGLKSIEDFLRISAKARAILHRNFMIALTYNIVAGSCALLGFINPLAAAVLMPLSSLALLISTMGGWK, from the coding sequence ATGGGATGCCTCTATTGCCAACAATCTACCGTCACAGGGATTTCCTTCTGCTGTCAGGCGTGTTCTATTCTGTACCAAGGTCAATTCCATACCATCGCAGAAAATGCGAAAAACCAATTGCGACAAAAATGGGTTCATTTCGATTCGCCCTCTGTCCAAAAGGAGTATTTCCGTGAGGATCCCGCGGGATTAAAGATTTATCGTTTTTATGTTTCCGATCTCCAGTGTTCTTCCTGCGTCCACTTGCTCGAGAAGCTTCCTCATTTCGAATCTTCTATCATTGAGTCCACCGTCTATTTTGGAACTTCCGAACTCCAAGTGAAAGCTCAAAGGACTCTTCCGCTTTCGGAACTTTGTTCCTTAATCGAAGATTTAGGATACTCCCCCCAAATTCTTAAAACAAAAGAGAGCTCGACCGATCATCTCCTCCAAGAGAATCGTCGGTGGTTAAAACAAATTGCCGTGGCGGGAGCATGCACGGGAAATATGATGATGTTCACGATACCGGTTTATGCCGGCGTCGAAGAACCTTATCGCCATCTCTTCCTCTGGCTCAGCGGACTGCTTTTTTTACCGATACTGTTCTATTCGGCTCAGGTGTTTTATGCCGGAGCGTGGAGAGCCCTTAAAACCAAGACGGTAAATATTGATTCTGCCATGTCGCTGGCCTTGGTCGGTAGTTTTGTTTTTTCGACGATCAATCTTTGGAGAGGATCGGGTGCAGTTTATTACGATTCTACGGCCAGTTTTATTTTCCTCATTCTGCTGAGTCGCTACCGAGTCAAAAAAGCACAGCACAAAACAATAAACAAACTCAAAGCCCAGGATTCGATTTGGGACAAATCCTATCTTGTTCTGGACGGGCAAAACCAAGTTTATAAATCCCCGGAAGATTTAGTAGTCGATGAAATTGTCGAGATTCAAAAAAATCAAGTCCTACCTTTTGACGGATCCATTGTCGAATCATCAGCGCTTTGGGACAGTTCGTTGGTCACTGGGGAAAGTCATCCACAGGTCTACACCCGCGGAATGAAAGTGAATGGTGGCCTTAGACTTCTCAGTCCTTCCGCAAAAGTCCAAGTGAAAACTCGTCTCGTGGATTGTGAATTACATCAAATGCTCGAGATGATTTCTAAAGATTCGCTTCACAAAAGTGCTTTTGTGCAAAAGATGGATTCCTTCGCGCAAAAGTTAATACTCACAGTGATCGGTATTGGATTTCTGTTCATCCTTTCGTATTCGTTTGTGAGCGTCGAGGAAAGTTTCCAACGGGCACTGGCTCTTTGGGTTGTGGCCTGTCCCTGCGCTTTAGCTTTTGCGGCTCCACTGACACTTCATCGAGCTTTACTTGAGGCGCGCAAAGCGGGTCTTCTCCTTAAAAGTGTAGATGTTTTTGAGAAGGCACAACATTTAACAGATATTGTTTTTGATAAAACAGGAACTTTGACTACTGGACGATTAAAGTTGATCGGAAGCTCTCCAGAGATTCTTTCTCCTGAGTATAAGCGCATTATTCTAGCTCTAGAAAGGTCTTCGTCTCATCCCGTGGCCTTTGCTTTTCGCGCGGCTTGGCCAGAGACCGAAGTGATGGACCATGAGGTGAGTGACATCCACGAGGTCATTGGCGAAAAAGTTTACGGTCTTAAAGATGGAAAAATATATAGCGTACAGTCCGGACCCAAAGCCCAACATCTTACTATTGATCTGAAAGTGAACAACCACCACGTCGCAACGTTCTTCTTTACTGATGAATTACAACCCGAGGCAGAGAGAGTGATTCACAATCTCAATGCCGGCTTTAAGTTAGCGATCGTGTCTGGGGATGAAGCGTCTCGGGTTGAAGACGTTGCTCGCCAGTTGGGGATAGACTCTTCCAGTACTTTTTCCAACCAGAAGCCTTTTGATAAATTGAGATACATCGAGGCTCATCCTCGCGCCATGCTTGTCGGAGACGGCGCTAACGATGCTCCGGCTTTAAAACATGCATTCATTAGCGTTGCGGCTCAGGGAAGTATGGAGATGAGCTTAAGAGTGGCCGACATCTACTTGCTCAAGCCGGGCTTAAAAAGTATCGAAGATTTTTTAAGAATCAGCGCCAAGGCCCGAGCGATTCTCCATCGTAATTTTATGATTGCGCTGACCTATAATATCGTCGCTGGGTCCTGCGCGCTCCTCGGTTTTATTAATCCTTTAGCGGCCGCAGTTCTTATGCCGCTCAGTTCTTTAGCTTTGCTGATATCCACGATGGGAGGTTGGAAATGA
- the ccoS gene encoding cbb3-type cytochrome oxidase assembly protein CcoS, producing MTILALMIPMALVMGFGFLAAFFFALEYGQFDDLETPAHRILFDETNEKGK from the coding sequence ATGACGATTCTTGCTTTAATGATACCCATGGCTCTGGTGATGGGCTTCGGGTTTCTCGCCGCCTTCTTTTTTGCCCTGGAGTATGGACAGTTTGATGATCTAGAAACGCCAGCCCATCGGATTCTTTTTGATGAAACCAACGAGAAAGGAAAGTGA
- the ccoN gene encoding cytochrome-c oxidase, cbb3-type subunit I, producing MKTAVVYDDKIVKKFLIVTMIWGGAAFLFGLLAALQLAHWKMNLNLEWITFGRLRPLHTNAAIFAFAGNAIFAGIYHSTQRLTKTRMFSDVLSQIHFWGWQLIIVAAAISLPLGYTQSKEYAELEWPIDIAIALIWVVFAVNFFGTLARRKEKHMYVALWFYIATIMTVAVLHIVNSIEIPVAMMKSFPVYAGIQDAMVQWWYGHNAVAFFLTTPFLGLMYYYIPKAANRPIYSYQLSIIHFWALVFIYIWAGPHHLLYTSLPEWAQTLGMIFSLMLWAPSWGGMINGLLTLRGAWHLLRTDPIIKFLVTAVTFYGMATFEGPLLSIKSVSALAHNTDWIIGHVHGGALGWNGMLTFGMMYYLVPRLWKTELYSLKLATWHFWISLLGVLAYYISMSAAGITQGLMWMGITAQGKLMYPDFVETVMRIVPLYWVRAFGGGLFIIGFFIMVYNFIKTIQQAPAQEKEEAIEVNVLYSKETESEEGHRKLEGMATVFTVLSVIAILVGSIIEIYPTLSLHKYVRPNMAVNPYTPLELAGRSIYIKEGCYVCHTQQIRPLAFDVLRYGPASTIEESMYDRPFQWGSKRTGPDLSRVGKKYPHFWHYRHMNDPRVITAKSIMPSYPWLLEKDTPFLPLRKELSVMKMLGVPYDDDTVANADIVAQKQALEIAKELEEQGGPAGLEKKEIIALIAYLQSLGQKGVGK from the coding sequence ATGAAAACGGCAGTTGTGTACGACGATAAGATCGTTAAAAAGTTTTTAATAGTGACCATGATCTGGGGAGGGGCCGCATTTCTATTTGGTCTTCTCGCCGCCTTACAACTGGCTCATTGGAAAATGAACTTGAATCTAGAGTGGATCACTTTTGGTCGTTTGCGGCCACTTCATACCAATGCCGCGATATTTGCCTTCGCAGGGAATGCGATTTTTGCCGGAATTTACCATTCGACCCAGCGCTTGACGAAAACTCGAATGTTTTCCGATGTGCTCAGCCAAATTCACTTTTGGGGTTGGCAGCTGATCATTGTGGCTGCGGCCATTTCTCTACCTCTCGGATATACCCAATCGAAAGAGTATGCGGAGCTCGAGTGGCCCATTGATATCGCCATAGCTCTGATCTGGGTGGTGTTCGCAGTTAATTTTTTCGGGACACTGGCGCGACGAAAAGAAAAACACATGTACGTGGCCCTTTGGTTTTATATCGCAACGATCATGACGGTGGCCGTCCTTCATATTGTGAACTCCATCGAAATCCCTGTGGCCATGATGAAGAGTTTCCCGGTCTATGCGGGCATTCAAGATGCAATGGTGCAGTGGTGGTATGGTCACAATGCCGTCGCTTTTTTTCTGACGACTCCTTTTTTAGGTTTAATGTATTACTACATTCCTAAAGCTGCAAATCGCCCGATCTACTCTTACCAATTATCGATCATTCATTTTTGGGCTCTCGTTTTTATTTATATATGGGCCGGTCCGCATCACCTTCTCTACACATCGCTTCCGGAATGGGCGCAAACACTGGGAATGATCTTTAGTTTAATGCTTTGGGCTCCCAGTTGGGGAGGAATGATCAATGGCTTACTCACTCTCCGTGGAGCTTGGCATCTTTTACGAACCGATCCGATCATCAAATTTTTAGTCACGGCCGTCACGTTTTACGGTATGGCGACTTTCGAGGGCCCTCTTCTCTCCATCAAATCGGTGAGTGCTTTGGCGCACAATACAGATTGGATTATTGGTCACGTCCACGGCGGCGCTTTGGGTTGGAATGGAATGCTGACGTTTGGAATGATGTACTATCTTGTCCCTCGACTCTGGAAAACGGAACTCTATAGTTTGAAACTTGCCACTTGGCATTTTTGGATTTCTCTACTGGGCGTACTTGCCTACTACATTTCTATGTCCGCGGCGGGGATCACTCAAGGCTTAATGTGGATGGGGATCACGGCTCAAGGGAAACTGATGTATCCCGACTTTGTAGAGACGGTGATGAGAATTGTTCCTCTCTATTGGGTGCGAGCGTTCGGTGGAGGACTATTCATTATTGGTTTCTTCATCATGGTCTATAACTTTATCAAAACTATTCAGCAGGCTCCGGCTCAGGAAAAAGAAGAGGCGATTGAGGTGAATGTCCTCTATTCAAAAGAGACAGAGTCTGAAGAAGGTCATCGCAAACTCGAGGGCATGGCCACGGTATTCACCGTGCTTTCGGTGATTGCCATTTTAGTTGGAAGTATCATCGAAATCTACCCAACGCTTTCGCTCCATAAGTATGTAAGGCCCAACATGGCGGTCAACCCGTACACTCCTTTGGAGCTCGCTGGCCGAAGCATTTATATCAAAGAAGGCTGCTATGTTTGTCACACACAACAGATTCGTCCCTTGGCCTTTGATGTTCTCAGGTATGGACCCGCATCGACCATCGAAGAGTCGATGTATGATCGACCCTTTCAATGGGGATCCAAGCGAACTGGGCCTGATCTTTCCCGGGTCGGAAAAAAGTATCCCCACTTTTGGCACTACCGCCACATGAATGATCCTCGAGTCATCACCGCAAAATCCATCATGCCGAGTTACCCTTGGCTTCTTGAGAAGGACACTCCATTTCTTCCGCTTCGCAAAGAATTGTCGGTGATGAAAATGTTGGGAGTTCCCTATGATGATGACACCGTCGCCAATGCAGATATCGTGGCCCAAAAACAAGCGCTCGAAATTGCAAAGGAACTCGAAGAGCAAGGAGGCCCGGCAGGCCTAGAGAAAAAAGAAATCATTGCCCTGATCGCTTACCTCCAATCTTTAGGTCAAAAAGGAGTTGGGAAATGA
- a CDS encoding c-type cytochrome: protein MRDEIREPEYDGIREYNNPLPLWWLVTFFATIFFAFIYYIHYELSPGTNQYQELEAALARIEGLKQTSKGTAVIETEEELEKMMSFEGVSETGSRVYAATCSACHGVHLQGMIGPNLTDKFWLHGKGTRVDLVHLIRKGVPEKGMPAWEEALKTEEVLAVAAFVKSKIGSQPENPKAPQGEAVE, encoded by the coding sequence ATGAGAGACGAAATCAGAGAGCCCGAATACGATGGGATTCGCGAATACAATAATCCGCTGCCTCTATGGTGGCTAGTCACTTTCTTTGCGACAATATTTTTCGCTTTTATTTATTATATTCATTACGAACTCAGTCCTGGCACCAATCAGTATCAAGAGTTGGAGGCCGCGCTGGCACGAATCGAAGGCCTGAAGCAAACGTCTAAAGGGACTGCGGTCATCGAGACGGAAGAGGAGCTCGAAAAAATGATGTCCTTCGAGGGCGTTTCCGAGACGGGTTCTCGAGTTTACGCGGCCACGTGCTCGGCCTGCCATGGAGTCCATCTTCAAGGAATGATCGGTCCCAATCTTACAGATAAGTTTTGGTTGCATGGAAAAGGGACTCGCGTGGACCTAGTTCATCTCATTCGTAAAGGAGTTCCTGAGAAAGGTATGCCGGCCTGGGAAGAGGCACTCAAGACGGAAGAAGTCCTTGCTGTCGCCGCCTTTGTTAAAAGTAAAATTGGAAGTCAGCCTGAAAATCCTAAAGCGCCTCAGGGTGAAGCTGTAGAATAG
- the ccoG gene encoding cytochrome c oxidase accessory protein CcoG encodes MVDYERLESLDEFGGRVPIIPLEVRGVWQKRRTQTQVILLLLFLLLPWVSINGSQAVLLNISRREFAIFGLRFFAHDAPLIFFILAILTVGLAFLTAVWGRVWCGWACPQTVFIDGIFRRIEKWIEGSALERIKLQKQEMSLRKLRLKTIKWFLFFIVSAFIAHSFIAYFVGSKELIAMMQRTPTENWSYFVLVMSVTGLLVFDFGWFREQFCIIMCPYGRVQSVLLDAESLSICYDSQRGEPRRGSPLRAGESVGDCVNCNRCVQVCPTKIDIRNGLQMECIACTACIDACDEIMEKVQKPKGLIRYDSVSKQRQNWWKRPRNLIYVGIILASFVALAWNIIDRPALSFSLLRGEPNSFSVTRNESGEELVTNHFRLHLKNQTARPQNYGMTVDDPSSSLTVAQNPITLKPFEDKTIHFFVSMKPEFVGSFYLSQIRLKSVSSPDDLYEIPIQIIGPDRKLNE; translated from the coding sequence ATGGTCGACTACGAAAGATTGGAAAGTCTCGACGAATTTGGGGGGCGAGTTCCGATCATTCCCCTCGAGGTTCGGGGAGTTTGGCAAAAGAGAAGAACGCAGACCCAAGTGATTTTGCTGCTGCTGTTCTTGCTGCTTCCCTGGGTTAGTATTAACGGAAGCCAAGCCGTCTTGCTCAATATCTCGCGCCGAGAGTTCGCCATCTTCGGGCTTCGTTTTTTTGCCCATGATGCTCCTCTGATATTTTTTATTTTAGCCATACTTACCGTCGGCTTGGCATTTTTAACCGCGGTATGGGGACGAGTTTGGTGTGGCTGGGCGTGTCCCCAAACGGTATTCATTGATGGGATATTTCGGCGCATCGAAAAGTGGATCGAGGGATCTGCGTTGGAAAGAATAAAACTTCAAAAACAGGAGATGTCTCTCCGCAAGTTGAGATTGAAAACAATAAAGTGGTTTTTGTTTTTTATAGTCTCGGCCTTCATTGCCCATAGCTTTATTGCTTATTTCGTCGGATCGAAAGAGCTGATCGCGATGATGCAGAGAACTCCCACAGAAAACTGGAGTTACTTTGTGCTCGTGATGAGCGTGACGGGACTGCTTGTTTTTGATTTCGGTTGGTTTAGAGAACAGTTTTGCATCATCATGTGCCCTTACGGGCGAGTGCAAAGCGTATTACTCGACGCCGAGTCTCTTTCCATTTGCTATGATTCCCAGAGAGGAGAACCACGTCGCGGTTCACCTCTGCGAGCCGGAGAGTCGGTGGGTGATTGTGTGAATTGCAACCGATGCGTGCAAGTCTGTCCAACAAAGATCGATATTCGAAACGGTTTACAAATGGAATGTATTGCGTGCACCGCTTGCATCGATGCCTGTGACGAGATCATGGAGAAAGTTCAAAAGCCCAAAGGGCTCATTCGTTATGATTCGGTTTCAAAACAGCGTCAGAACTGGTGGAAGAGGCCGCGCAATTTGATTTACGTCGGTATCATTCTGGCATCCTTCGTCGCGCTCGCTTGGAATATTATTGATCGACCAGCTCTCAGTTTTTCGTTGCTTCGAGGAGAGCCGAATTCGTTTTCGGTGACAAGAAATGAATCCGGAGAAGAACTCGTCACCAATCACTTTCGTTTACATCTCAAAAATCAAACGGCGAGACCACAAAACTATGGGATGACTGTGGATGATCCCAGCAGTTCGCTAACGGTGGCACAAAATCCAATCACATTAAAGCCTTTTGAGGATAAGACCATTCATTTTTTCGTCAGCATGAAGCCCGAATTCGTAGGAAGTTTTTATTTATCCCAAATTCGCTTGAAGTCCGTGAGCAGCCCCGATGATCTTTACGAAATTCCCATTCAGATCATCGGACCAGATCGGAAACTCAATGAATAG
- a CDS encoding sulfite exporter TauE/SafE family protein, with translation MNSVPLILSILAAGFMGSWHCAVMCGPICVTLSAKGSLWSYHLGRGLSYSLAGAISGAMGSFLSTQRSPELRWAGAFFLCGTLLWMTVHQWKGTTSAWQKWIWSQIHFHRDTSKMILGFSSVFLPCSWLYYFMAAAAATQSPWTGSLVLFLFWLSGLPALTGSSLILRQAVSQAPSRQRKVATLLITLCGMYAVVAHFIEFSL, from the coding sequence ATGAATAGTGTGCCTTTAATTCTTAGTATTCTGGCGGCCGGATTTATGGGAAGCTGGCACTGTGCTGTGATGTGCGGTCCGATCTGCGTCACGCTCTCTGCCAAAGGGTCTCTGTGGAGTTATCATCTAGGCCGAGGCCTCAGCTACTCACTGGCCGGTGCGATTTCTGGAGCTATGGGTAGTTTTCTTTCGACCCAACGTTCTCCTGAACTTCGTTGGGCCGGTGCATTTTTTCTCTGCGGAACTCTCCTGTGGATGACTGTCCATCAGTGGAAGGGCACGACTTCGGCTTGGCAAAAATGGATATGGTCGCAGATCCATTTTCATCGAGACACATCAAAAATGATCTTAGGATTCAGTAGCGTCTTCTTGCCCTGCAGCTGGCTGTATTATTTTATGGCGGCGGCCGCGGCGACACAAAGCCCATGGACCGGAAGCCTGGTGTTATTTTTATTCTGGCTCAGTGGTTTGCCTGCATTGACCGGGTCCTCCCTCATCTTGAGGCAAGCGGTGTCCCAGGCTCCCTCCCGCCAAAGAAAAGTGGCCACATTACTCATTACTCTCTGTGGGATGTATGCGGTGGTGGCGCATTTTATCGAATTCTCCCTGTGA
- a CDS encoding riboflavin synthase, whose amino-acid sequence MFSGIVEALSPVIQVVDQGSNLRLTVERPSDFSDIKPGDSICCNGVCLTVENFDQNSMQFTLGLETLQVTGWTAETFRDRSINLERSLRMGDRIHGHMVTGHVETMAQVSAVDEGQSWVIDFKVENLNRKLIWHKGSVTLNGVSLTVNKLFQNDLQVCLIPETIERTNLGRLRAGDRVTVEYDVFAKAVVNYQEQKLAEVNV is encoded by the coding sequence GTGTTTTCTGGAATTGTCGAGGCATTGAGCCCAGTGATTCAAGTGGTCGATCAAGGATCTAATTTACGCCTCACCGTGGAACGTCCTTCTGATTTTTCGGATATCAAGCCCGGTGATAGTATTTGCTGCAACGGCGTTTGTCTCACGGTGGAAAACTTCGATCAAAATTCTATGCAGTTTACTTTAGGCCTCGAAACTCTTCAGGTGACCGGTTGGACTGCGGAGACTTTTAGAGATCGTTCGATCAATCTTGAGAGATCCTTACGCATGGGTGATCGCATTCACGGCCACATGGTGACCGGCCACGTTGAAACCATGGCTCAAGTGAGCGCCGTTGATGAAGGCCAAAGTTGGGTGATTGATTTTAAGGTCGAGAATCTTAATCGCAAATTGATCTGGCATAAAGGCAGCGTCACTTTGAACGGTGTCAGCCTGACCGTGAATAAACTTTTTCAAAATGATCTCCAAGTGTGCTTGATACCCGAAACGATTGAGCGAACGAATCTTGGTCGGTTGAGAGCCGGAGATCGCGTCACTGTAGAGTATGATGTTTTCGCAAAAGCAGTAGTGAATTACCAAGAGCAAAAGCTTGCAGAGGTTAATGTATGA
- the ribB gene encoding 3,4-dihydroxy-2-butanone-4-phosphate synthase, with protein sequence MKMNPIGEIIDDIRNGKMVILIDDEDRENEGDIILAADFVTPAAVNFMVCEARGLVCLALEAQQIDRLGLPLMVGEDYNNSPNKTAFTVSIEAATGVSTGISASDRAHTIRVASNPRARSADVIMPGHVFPIRAQNGGVLKRAGHTEASVDLARLAGLNPAAVICEIMKPDGTMARMPDLVEFAHRFNIKIGTIEDLIRYRVHNETLVEQIAQTPFQSETLKGCTVKVFKNLLDNSQSIVIQKGEIQPDEPTLVRVHVENILADVFDSHYMQSGLGLSQALESISQVESGVLLYLRKEGASSLLAGTLQNNSAAPKMDPRDYGIGAQILRKLGIKRIHLLASKGTAKVVGLKGFGLEIEKVVTPDGVYEYQNDEMVKI encoded by the coding sequence ATGAAGATGAATCCCATCGGTGAAATCATCGACGATATTCGAAATGGTAAAATGGTTATTCTTATCGATGACGAAGATCGCGAAAACGAAGGCGATATCATTCTTGCCGCGGACTTTGTAACACCAGCGGCCGTCAATTTTATGGTTTGTGAGGCTCGAGGATTGGTTTGTTTGGCTCTCGAAGCGCAACAAATTGATCGCTTAGGATTGCCGTTGATGGTGGGTGAAGATTATAACAACTCTCCCAACAAAACCGCATTTACCGTGAGTATCGAAGCCGCCACCGGTGTCTCCACCGGAATTTCGGCCTCCGACCGGGCCCATACGATTCGTGTCGCCTCTAATCCTCGCGCACGTTCCGCCGATGTGATTATGCCAGGTCATGTGTTTCCGATCCGCGCACAAAACGGCGGCGTGCTTAAGCGCGCAGGCCATACCGAAGCCAGTGTCGATCTCGCGCGGCTTGCCGGTCTCAATCCCGCTGCCGTGATTTGCGAAATTATGAAGCCCGATGGCACCATGGCGCGCATGCCTGATCTTGTTGAATTTGCTCATCGCTTTAACATTAAGATTGGAACGATCGAGGACCTTATTCGTTACCGCGTTCACAACGAAACTCTGGTGGAGCAAATTGCTCAAACTCCTTTTCAAAGCGAAACGCTTAAGGGGTGCACCGTTAAAGTTTTTAAGAACCTTCTCGATAACTCGCAAAGTATCGTGATTCAGAAGGGAGAAATTCAACCCGACGAACCGACTTTGGTTCGTGTCCACGTCGAAAATATTCTTGCCGACGTTTTTGATTCCCACTACATGCAGTCCGGTTTAGGGCTTAGCCAGGCTCTTGAGTCGATCAGCCAAGTTGAGTCAGGAGTTTTGTTGTACTTGCGAAAAGAAGGAGCCTCGTCGCTTCTTGCTGGAACGTTACAAAATAATTCGGCGGCCCCTAAAATGGATCCTCGAGATTACGGAATTGGAGCGCAGATTCTGCGCAAGCTCGGAATCAAGCGCATCCACTTGCTCGCGAGCAAAGGCACCGCCAAGGTGGTGGGACTCAAAGGGTTCGGACTAGAAATCGAAAAAGTGGTCACTCCCGATGGAGTGTACGAATACCAAAATGACGAAATGGTGAAGATATGA